A stretch of Lathyrus oleraceus cultivar Zhongwan6 chromosome 6, CAAS_Psat_ZW6_1.0, whole genome shotgun sequence DNA encodes these proteins:
- the LOC127092385 gene encoding 50S ribosomal protein L31, chloroplastic has translation MAQCITNTFLQGKPFLPLPKKNFQQQQGKKVGNFGVWCKKKDIHPKFYEDAKVYCNNELVMTTGGTQKEYVVDVWSGNHQFYLGNRSSNMVSDDQVEKFRKRYGELAEIMEIPVLRGEIVIPSRRKGIKSGKKK, from the exons ATGGCGCAGTGCATAACCAATACCTTTCTACAAGGAAAACCATTCCTCCCCCTTCCCAAAAAAAAC TTTCAGCAGCAACAAGGGAAAAAAGTGGGTAATTTCGGAGTATGGTGTAAGAAAAAAGACATACACCCAAAATTCTACGAAGATGCTAAGGTTTATTGTAACAACGAGCTTGTTATGACAACAGGTGGAACTCAGAAAGAGTATGTTGTTGATGTTTGGTCAGGTAACCACCAGTTTTACCTCGGTAACCGTTCATCCAATATGGTGAGTGATGATCAGGTGGAGAAGTTCCGTAAGAGGTACGGTGAATTAGCGGAGATTATGGAGATTCCTGTACTCAGAGGTGAGATTGTTATTCCTTCAAGACGTAAAGGGATTAAAAGTGGCAAAAAGAAGTAG